From the Synechococcus sp. HK01-R genome, one window contains:
- a CDS encoding aminodeoxychorismate/anthranilate synthase component II: MLLVIDNYDSFTFNLVQYFGELADQHPLAADLRVERNDALSLDEIRSLNPDAILLSPGPGDPDQSGVCLEVLRELSPTVPTLGVCLGHQALAQVYGGRVVRAAELMHGKTSLVLHQGDGVFAGLPQPLTATRYHSLIADRETLPACLEVTAWLEDGTIMGLQHRDFPHLQGVQFHPESVLTEAGHQLLANFLKLAEGGAHHC, translated from the coding sequence ATGCTCCTGGTCATCGACAACTACGACAGCTTCACCTTCAACCTGGTGCAGTACTTCGGTGAGCTGGCCGACCAGCACCCGCTGGCTGCGGATCTGCGGGTGGAGCGTAATGACGCCCTGAGCCTGGATGAGATCCGCAGCCTCAATCCCGACGCGATCCTGCTCTCCCCAGGCCCTGGGGACCCAGACCAGTCGGGAGTCTGCCTGGAGGTCCTGCGCGAACTTTCGCCAACGGTGCCGACCCTGGGAGTGTGTCTCGGCCATCAGGCCCTGGCCCAGGTGTATGGAGGTCGCGTGGTGCGGGCAGCGGAGCTGATGCACGGCAAGACTTCACTGGTGCTGCATCAGGGTGATGGCGTGTTCGCAGGCTTGCCCCAGCCGCTCACCGCCACGCGATACCACAGTCTGATCGCTGACCGCGAGACCCTACCCGCGTGCCTGGAGGTGACGGCCTGGCTGGAAGACGGCACGATCATGGGCCTGCAGCATCGGGACTTTCCCCACCTCCAGGGCGTGCAATTTCATCCCGAGAGCGTGCTCACCGAAGCCGGGCACCAGCTCCTGGCCAACTTTCTGAAGTTGGCGGAAGGTGGCGCCCACCACTGCTAG
- a CDS encoding MBL fold metallo-hydrolase, whose product MLVRPLASALIAAALPAAALVGAAQPGAAIAGGVTITSYGHSALLINGGGQSVLVNPFKAVGCAKGLREPRVNATVILASSELADEGARIAGGTFLSKPGSYRVGGLKLEGFAAPHDRVGGRRFGQSTLWRWQQGGLSFAHLGGTAAQLSGEDKVLLGRPDVLIIGVGGGAKVYNAAEAAKVVKELNPRRVIPVQYVSGPTPAGCDQSGIQPFLDAMAGTEVRRVGTTLSVPTGLGDGTVIDVMR is encoded by the coding sequence ATGCTTGTCCGCCCGCTGGCCTCGGCCCTGATTGCAGCAGCACTGCCCGCAGCGGCACTGGTTGGAGCAGCACAGCCCGGAGCGGCGATCGCTGGTGGCGTCACCATCACCAGCTATGGCCACAGCGCCCTGCTGATCAATGGTGGCGGCCAATCGGTGCTCGTGAACCCCTTCAAGGCCGTGGGCTGCGCCAAGGGCCTTCGGGAACCGAGGGTCAACGCCACGGTGATCCTGGCCAGCTCAGAACTGGCCGACGAGGGTGCCCGCATCGCAGGGGGCACTTTCCTCTCCAAGCCTGGTTCCTACAGGGTCGGCGGCTTGAAGCTTGAAGGCTTCGCCGCACCCCATGACCGTGTCGGCGGACGACGCTTCGGCCAGTCCACCCTCTGGCGCTGGCAACAGGGAGGATTGAGCTTCGCCCATCTGGGGGGCACCGCGGCTCAGCTCAGTGGTGAAGACAAGGTGCTGCTGGGTCGCCCGGATGTGCTGATCATCGGTGTCGGTGGCGGCGCCAAGGTCTACAACGCTGCGGAGGCCGCCAAGGTGGTGAAGGAGCTCAATCCCCGTCGGGTGATCCCCGTGCAGTATGTGAGCGGACCCACCCCTGCGGGCTGCGACCAAAGCGGGATCCAGCCCTTCCTTGATGCCATGGCCGGTACGGAGGTGCGTCGTGTTGGCACCACCCTCTCGGTTCCCACCGGCCTCGGCGATGGCACCGTCATCGATGTGATGCGCTAG
- a CDS encoding asparaginase: MSERPSQSLPRLLVLCTGGTIAGTAESRLALEDYNAGVLDGEQLLAALPDAGCVADLEVEQLANIDSADMSHRLWLQLLRRIDAAFRQDPGLSGVVITHGTNTLEETAYWLHLALGHARPVVLVGAMRPSTALSADGPLNLLQALQVAVHPQAVGRGVLVVMDGEIHGAREVTKVACSGVAAFRSPGHGRLGTVDGDGVRFTRTPSHPHTTDSGLVVDRSSFAAMPDPECWPLVEILYGYVQPSTRLIEALIDAGVDALVFAGTGAGQLSCFERLALERKCLAQGRFQEVPLLVRTSRTGRGRVPARSDDELLGLLPAEDLSPQKARVLVLLALLQGADRQRLADLLLTH; the protein is encoded by the coding sequence ATGAGCGAGCGGCCCTCCCAGTCCCTCCCCCGTCTGTTGGTGCTTTGCACGGGTGGCACCATCGCCGGCACCGCTGAGTCGCGCCTTGCCCTGGAGGATTACAACGCCGGGGTGCTCGATGGTGAGCAGTTGCTCGCAGCGTTGCCGGATGCCGGCTGCGTGGCCGATTTGGAGGTGGAACAGCTCGCCAACATCGACAGCGCTGATATGAGCCATCGGCTCTGGCTGCAGCTGCTGCGGCGGATCGATGCAGCCTTCCGTCAGGATCCCGGCCTCAGCGGTGTGGTCATCACCCATGGCACCAACACCCTTGAGGAAACCGCCTACTGGTTGCATCTCGCACTCGGTCATGCCAGGCCCGTGGTGCTGGTGGGAGCCATGCGACCCTCCACAGCGTTGAGTGCGGATGGTCCCCTCAACCTGTTGCAGGCCCTTCAGGTGGCCGTGCATCCCCAGGCTGTTGGTCGTGGGGTTCTCGTGGTGATGGATGGGGAGATTCATGGTGCCCGCGAGGTGACGAAGGTCGCCTGCTCCGGGGTCGCAGCCTTTCGCTCCCCCGGTCACGGGCGTCTTGGCACGGTCGATGGTGATGGCGTGCGCTTCACCCGCACACCTAGCCATCCCCACACCACCGATTCCGGGCTGGTGGTTGATCGGTCCTCGTTCGCGGCCATGCCGGACCCTGAATGCTGGCCGCTGGTGGAGATCCTGTATGGCTATGTGCAGCCGTCGACGCGACTGATTGAGGCCTTGATCGACGCGGGTGTCGATGCTTTGGTCTTTGCGGGAACCGGGGCGGGACAGCTCTCTTGTTTCGAGCGGCTGGCGTTGGAGCGCAAGTGCCTGGCGCAAGGGAGGTTCCAGGAAGTTCCGCTGCTCGTTCGCACGTCACGCACCGGCCGGGGTCGGGTGCCGGCGCGGTCGGATGATGAGCTGCTCGGTTTGCTTCCAGCGGAAGATTTGAGCCCCCAGAAAGCGAGGGTGCTGGTGCTGTTGGCGCTGCTGCAAGGGGCGGACCGCCAGCGGCTCGCCGACCTGCTGCTGACGCACTAG
- a CDS encoding histidinol-phosphate transaminase, giving the protein MARQQRQEGPAARLDVERLKAYSAPLEGRRGLLRLDFNENTVGPSPKVLEAIRAIPADHIAIYPEYDGLREALMANLAASSSGLRVPLTVDQIGLFNGVDAAIHAVVHAYGASGDTLLTTSPTFGYYAPCAAMQGMTIEAIPHGMPGFVFPLDAIRSALGRKPRILMLCNPNNPTGTRLEAGQVLALAAAAPDTLVVVDELYEAFTGDSVLPSADFAATPNLLVLRSLAKTAGLAGLRIGFAIGHAAVVDRVSRVTGPYDVNSVAVTAAFAALRDQPYTDAYVAEVIRARDWIVSELTRSGVSFHAAGGNYLLIWPQRAVAEVEAELRAAGILVRSMAGKPQIDGSLRVSIGTTEQMQHFWEVYVSLAAPGPRP; this is encoded by the coding sequence ATGGCCAGGCAGCAACGGCAAGAGGGTCCTGCAGCGCGTCTCGACGTGGAGCGACTGAAGGCCTACAGCGCTCCTCTTGAAGGTCGGCGGGGTTTGTTGAGACTCGACTTCAATGAGAACACGGTTGGTCCTAGCCCGAAGGTGCTGGAGGCGATCCGGGCCATTCCAGCCGATCACATCGCCATCTATCCCGAGTACGACGGACTGCGGGAGGCCTTGATGGCCAATCTGGCGGCCTCGTCTTCGGGTTTGCGTGTCCCGCTGACCGTTGATCAGATCGGCCTCTTCAACGGGGTGGATGCGGCGATCCATGCCGTCGTCCATGCCTATGGCGCCTCCGGTGACACGCTGCTCACCACGAGTCCCACCTTCGGTTACTACGCCCCTTGCGCTGCCATGCAAGGGATGACGATCGAGGCGATCCCCCATGGCATGCCTGGGTTCGTCTTTCCGCTGGATGCCATCCGTTCGGCCCTAGGTCGGAAGCCGCGGATCCTGATGCTCTGCAATCCGAATAACCCCACCGGCACCCGTCTCGAGGCGGGTCAGGTGCTGGCGCTGGCGGCTGCTGCCCCTGACACGTTGGTGGTGGTGGATGAGCTCTATGAGGCATTCACCGGCGACAGTGTGTTGCCGAGCGCCGATTTCGCCGCTACTCCCAATCTGCTGGTGTTGCGCTCCCTGGCCAAGACGGCCGGTCTGGCAGGCCTGCGCATCGGTTTTGCGATCGGTCACGCCGCTGTGGTGGATCGCGTCAGTCGGGTCACTGGTCCCTACGACGTGAACAGCGTGGCGGTGACCGCTGCTTTCGCGGCCCTTCGGGACCAGCCTTATACCGATGCCTATGTGGCCGAGGTGATACGGGCCCGTGACTGGATCGTCTCGGAGTTGACACGATCTGGTGTTTCTTTCCACGCAGCCGGAGGGAACTATCTCTTGATCTGGCCGCAGCGGGCCGTTGCGGAGGTGGAGGCGGAGTTGCGCGCGGCGGGGATCCTCGTGCGATCGATGGCGGGTAAGCCCCAGATCGACGGTTCTCTGCGGGTCAGCATCGGCACCACCGAGCAGATGCAGCACTTTTGGGAGGTGTATGTCTCCTTGGCCGCTCCAGGCCCCCGTCCCTGA
- the argS gene encoding arginine--tRNA ligase: protein MLRIAHTLETQLREAMERAFPAAAAQAREVGRPLDPQLVPASKPEFGDFQANGALPLAKPLKQAPRQIATAIVEQLQANPGFTDLCLEPQIAGPGFINLTLRPEQLASEVVTRLGDPRLGVPLVENSAPVVVDFSSPNIAKEMHVGHLRSTIIGDSLARVLEFRGHPVLRLNHVGDWGTQFGMLITHLKQVAPAALETADAVDLGDLVAFYREAKKRFDDDEAFQITSREEVVKLQGGDPVSLKAWGLLCDQSRREFQKIYDRLDIRLSERGESFYNPYLPAVLEGLQEAELLVTDDGAQCVFLEGVSGKDGKPLPVIVQKSDGGFNYATTDLAAIRYRYAAVPDGDGARRVIYVTDAGQANHFAGVFQVARRAGWIPENGRLEHVPFGLVQGDDGKKLKTRAGDTVRLRDLLDEAVERAEADLRRRLEDEGRSEDEAFIQHVATTVGLAAVKYADLSQNRITNYQFSFDRMLALQGNTAPYLLYAVVRIAGIARKGGDLEASAASEAGSLSFSEPQEWALVRELLKFDAVIAEVEEELLPNRLCSYLFELSQVFNRFYDQVPVLKAEGATLSSRLALCRLTADTLKCGLGLLGIATLERM, encoded by the coding sequence ATGCTGCGCATCGCCCACACCCTGGAGACCCAGCTGCGCGAAGCAATGGAACGGGCGTTTCCAGCAGCGGCAGCACAAGCGCGTGAGGTCGGGCGGCCGCTCGACCCCCAGCTGGTCCCGGCCAGCAAGCCGGAGTTCGGTGACTTTCAGGCCAACGGTGCCCTGCCCCTGGCGAAACCCCTGAAGCAGGCGCCGCGGCAGATCGCCACCGCGATCGTGGAGCAGCTCCAGGCAAACCCCGGTTTCACCGATCTCTGCTTGGAGCCCCAAATTGCGGGCCCTGGGTTCATCAATCTCACCCTTCGCCCTGAGCAGCTGGCGTCGGAGGTGGTCACCAGGCTCGGAGATCCCCGCCTGGGCGTTCCGCTGGTGGAGAACTCGGCACCGGTGGTGGTGGATTTTTCAAGCCCCAACATCGCCAAGGAGATGCATGTGGGCCATTTGCGCTCCACGATCATTGGCGACTCGTTGGCGCGGGTGCTCGAGTTCCGTGGCCATCCGGTGCTGCGTCTCAACCATGTGGGCGACTGGGGCACTCAGTTCGGGATGCTGATCACCCATCTCAAGCAGGTGGCGCCTGCCGCTCTGGAGACCGCTGATGCGGTGGACCTCGGCGACCTGGTGGCCTTCTATCGCGAGGCCAAGAAGCGTTTTGATGACGATGAGGCGTTTCAGATCACCTCCCGCGAGGAGGTGGTGAAACTGCAGGGCGGTGACCCGGTATCGCTAAAAGCTTGGGGACTGCTTTGCGATCAGTCCCGTCGTGAATTCCAGAAGATTTACGACCGACTCGACATCCGCTTGAGCGAGAGGGGTGAGTCCTTCTACAACCCGTATCTGCCGGCTGTGCTTGAAGGCCTGCAAGAGGCCGAGCTCCTGGTGACCGATGACGGCGCCCAATGCGTGTTTCTGGAGGGCGTGAGCGGCAAGGACGGCAAACCGCTGCCAGTGATCGTGCAGAAGAGTGATGGGGGCTTCAATTACGCCACCACCGACCTGGCGGCGATTCGCTATCGCTACGCAGCAGTGCCGGATGGTGATGGTGCTCGCCGCGTGATTTATGTGACGGATGCGGGCCAGGCCAATCACTTCGCGGGTGTGTTTCAGGTGGCCCGTCGTGCGGGTTGGATCCCCGAGAACGGACGTCTGGAACATGTGCCCTTTGGGTTGGTGCAGGGCGACGATGGCAAGAAGCTCAAGACCAGGGCTGGCGACACGGTCCGCCTGCGCGATCTTCTTGATGAAGCCGTCGAGCGAGCGGAAGCGGACCTGCGTCGTCGCCTCGAGGACGAGGGCCGCAGCGAGGACGAGGCGTTCATCCAGCACGTGGCCACCACGGTGGGACTAGCGGCGGTGAAATACGCCGATCTCAGCCAGAACCGAATCACCAACTATCAGTTCAGCTTTGATCGGATGCTCGCCCTCCAAGGCAACACGGCGCCCTATTTGCTCTACGCGGTGGTGCGCATCGCGGGGATTGCCCGCAAGGGTGGTGATCTGGAAGCCTCCGCCGCCTCAGAGGCGGGCAGCTTGAGCTTCAGCGAGCCCCAGGAGTGGGCTCTGGTGAGGGAGTTGCTGAAATTTGATGCCGTGATCGCCGAGGTGGAGGAGGAGTTGCTGCCCAATCGTCTCTGCAGCTATCTGTTTGAGCTCAGCCAGGTGTTCAACCGTTTTTACGACCAGGTGCCGGTGCTCAAGGCCGAAGGGGCCACACTCAGTTCCCGGTTGGCCCTGTGCAGGCTCACGGCCGATACGTTGAAGTGCGGCCTAGGACTGTTGGGCATTGCCACCCTGGAGCGGATGTGA
- the nadC gene encoding carboxylating nicotinate-nucleotide diphosphorylase, with protein sequence MVAPLLITPQLRAQLEAWLMEDLGRGDLTAPALHGCHGAAHWVAKAEGRFCGGVLVEPLLCFLDPAARVRLLVDEGELVKPGQRVLKLDAEAQALVAMERTALNLAMRLSGIATATAALVAQLKGSGVQLADTRKTTPGLRVLEKYAVRCGGGLNHRMGLDDAAMLKENHLAWAGGVEAAMAAVRASAPWPAPVIVEAETEVEAIAAVRAGADGVLLDEFSPEELKALVPRLRDEARARPGAAPVVLEASGLQPEALAAYAASGLDLISTSAPVTRSSWLDLSMRFTPAGG encoded by the coding sequence ATGGTGGCTCCTTTGTTGATCACCCCGCAGCTACGCGCGCAGCTGGAGGCCTGGCTGATGGAGGACCTTGGCCGCGGCGATCTCACAGCTCCAGCACTTCACGGGTGCCATGGCGCTGCTCACTGGGTCGCCAAGGCTGAGGGGCGTTTCTGCGGTGGCGTGCTGGTGGAGCCATTGCTGTGCTTTCTCGACCCTGCGGCTCGGGTGCGGCTGCTGGTGGACGAGGGAGAGCTGGTCAAGCCTGGGCAACGTGTGCTCAAACTGGACGCTGAGGCCCAGGCGCTGGTGGCGATGGAGCGCACGGCCCTGAACCTGGCCATGCGCCTCTCCGGGATTGCGACGGCCACCGCAGCGCTGGTCGCCCAGCTGAAGGGCTCAGGTGTGCAGTTGGCGGATACCCGCAAAACCACGCCAGGGCTGCGGGTTTTGGAGAAATATGCCGTGCGTTGCGGCGGTGGTTTGAACCACCGCATGGGTTTAGACGATGCAGCGATGCTCAAGGAAAACCACCTGGCCTGGGCTGGGGGGGTGGAGGCGGCGATGGCGGCTGTGCGCGCCTCGGCCCCCTGGCCGGCGCCTGTGATTGTGGAGGCGGAAACCGAGGTGGAAGCGATCGCGGCCGTGCGGGCCGGCGCCGATGGGGTGCTGTTGGATGAGTTCAGCCCGGAGGAGCTGAAGGCGTTGGTGCCTCGACTGCGGGACGAGGCGCGTGCCCGCCCCGGCGCGGCACCGGTGGTGCTGGAGGCCTCGGGCCTTCAGCCCGAGGCGCTCGCGGCCTATGCGGCCAGCGGTCTTGATCTCATCTCCACCAGTGCACCCGTGACGCGCAGCAGCTGGCTGGATCTGAGCATGCGTTTCACCCCCGCCGGGGGATGA
- a CDS encoding TerB family tellurite resistance protein: protein MTDPLAGLNPAQQAQLKLLCWVASVDGEVAPEERALLGKLSARLLPQVDPEDALAALQAEQASDLEAWVGQLQDKDVRIEMVSLAYQMACSSQGPEDDSAINAAERVAYRRLLEALNLSDDQVQEAEWAARQALQETPALMDRLNQLLFGWGAWPSIEALEASGTSWL from the coding sequence GTGACTGATCCCCTGGCTGGCCTCAACCCCGCGCAACAGGCTCAGTTGAAGTTGTTGTGTTGGGTGGCGAGTGTGGATGGGGAGGTAGCTCCGGAAGAGAGGGCGCTGCTGGGCAAGCTGTCGGCCCGCCTGTTGCCGCAGGTGGATCCCGAGGATGCGCTGGCGGCTTTGCAGGCTGAGCAGGCCTCGGATCTGGAGGCCTGGGTCGGCCAGCTCCAGGACAAGGATGTGCGCATCGAGATGGTGTCTCTCGCCTATCAGATGGCGTGCAGCAGTCAGGGGCCAGAGGATGACAGTGCCATCAACGCCGCTGAGCGGGTCGCTTACCGACGCCTGCTGGAGGCTCTCAACCTTTCCGATGACCAGGTGCAAGAGGCTGAATGGGCCGCCCGTCAGGCTCTTCAGGAGACGCCGGCCTTGATGGACCGTCTGAACCAGCTCCTGTTTGGCTGGGGGGCCTGGCCCTCGATCGAAGCCCTGGAAGCCTCTGGCACCAGTTGGCTCTGA
- the mnmE gene encoding tRNA uridine-5-carboxymethylaminomethyl(34) synthesis GTPase MnmE, giving the protein MSESSSGPHTIAAVATAVAPGQGGIAVIRLSGPQAQAAVRAVTRIPGHQPWESHRVLYGHVLAADGEERIDEVLLLLMLAPRSFTAEDVVEIHCHGGVIAIQRVLARVLEQPGVRRALPGEFSQRAVLNGRLDLTRAEAISDLVAARSQRAAQLAMAGVDGGIQQRITALRERLLDQLSELEARVDFEEDLPPLDGAALLQELQALQRDLRTLVADAERGAALRSGLRVALVGRPNVGKSSLLNRLSRRERAIVTDLPGTTRDLLESEIVLEGVPITLLDTAGIRATSDAVEQLGIARSHDALASADLVLLLFDLSVGWTPEDEALRQRIPAAVPHLLVGNKVDLAGTDIPARLTGSAADIRLSASTGAGEAELVQAMLERCGALTDGSLLLSLNQRQADLAQEAADALARSEQVATEGLPWDFWTIDLRQAIHSLGEITGEELTESVLDRIFSRFCIGK; this is encoded by the coding sequence ATGTCTGAGAGCAGCTCTGGTCCGCACACCATTGCAGCCGTCGCGACGGCTGTGGCCCCGGGGCAGGGTGGCATCGCGGTGATCCGCCTCTCGGGGCCCCAGGCTCAGGCGGCTGTGCGCGCCGTGACTCGCATTCCCGGCCACCAGCCCTGGGAGAGCCATCGGGTGCTTTACGGCCACGTGCTCGCCGCTGACGGCGAGGAGCGGATTGATGAGGTGCTCCTGCTCTTGATGCTGGCGCCGCGCAGTTTCACCGCCGAAGACGTGGTGGAGATCCATTGCCACGGGGGTGTGATCGCCATACAGCGTGTTCTGGCCAGGGTGTTGGAACAGCCCGGGGTGCGCCGGGCTCTGCCGGGAGAGTTCAGCCAGCGCGCGGTGCTGAACGGTCGCCTGGATCTGACCCGCGCTGAAGCGATCAGTGATCTGGTGGCGGCGCGCAGTCAGCGGGCAGCGCAGCTGGCGATGGCCGGCGTCGACGGGGGGATTCAGCAACGGATCACGGCCCTGCGTGAACGACTTCTCGATCAGCTCAGTGAGCTGGAAGCGCGCGTGGATTTCGAGGAGGATCTGCCCCCGCTCGATGGTGCGGCCTTACTGCAAGAGCTGCAGGCGTTGCAAAGGGATCTGCGCACTCTGGTGGCGGATGCTGAACGGGGCGCGGCCCTGCGCAGTGGCCTGCGGGTGGCCCTGGTGGGACGTCCGAATGTGGGCAAGAGCTCCTTGCTGAATCGGCTTAGCCGTCGGGAGCGGGCGATCGTGACCGACCTGCCCGGCACCACCCGTGATCTGTTGGAGAGCGAGATCGTGCTGGAGGGGGTGCCGATCACCCTGCTCGATACCGCTGGCATCCGGGCGACGAGCGATGCGGTGGAGCAGCTCGGCATCGCCCGCAGTCATGACGCCCTGGCCAGTGCTGATCTGGTGCTGCTCCTCTTTGACCTGAGCGTGGGCTGGACGCCCGAGGATGAGGCGCTGCGGCAACGCATCCCCGCCGCTGTGCCCCATCTGCTGGTGGGCAACAAAGTGGATCTTGCTGGCACGGACATCCCGGCGCGGCTGACTGGCTCTGCTGCCGACATCCGCCTCAGTGCCAGTACCGGAGCTGGGGAGGCTGAGTTGGTGCAGGCCATGTTGGAGCGTTGTGGAGCCCTGACAGATGGCTCCTTGCTCCTCTCACTGAACCAACGCCAGGCGGATCTGGCTCAGGAGGCCGCCGATGCCCTGGCCCGCAGTGAACAGGTGGCGACCGAGGGGCTGCCCTGGGACTTCTGGACGATCGATTTGCGTCAGGCAATTCACAGCCTTGGTGAAATCACCGGGGAGGAGCTCACCGAATCAGTGCTGGATCGGATCTTTTCCCGGTTCTGCATCGGCAAGTGA
- a CDS encoding DUF2062 domain-containing protein has translation MARMLLKDVQSRVRRAMTWIWDQEGTPGQRARGVSAGVFCGCFPFFGLQIILSVGVASLLRGNHLLAAAATLISNPFTYVPLYWFNYQVGDALIGNGQGPALNSISRSTLWEQGWGFSSRLLLGSAVVATVLAILMGVLAFLVFRRNQVSAKTTSHP, from the coding sequence ATGGCCCGGATGCTCCTGAAGGATGTGCAATCCAGAGTTCGACGGGCGATGACCTGGATCTGGGACCAGGAAGGCACGCCAGGACAGCGGGCGCGTGGTGTGAGCGCTGGCGTCTTCTGCGGCTGCTTTCCCTTCTTCGGGCTGCAAATCATCCTCAGCGTGGGTGTGGCGTCCCTGCTGCGGGGCAACCATCTTCTGGCCGCCGCTGCCACCTTGATCAGCAACCCCTTCACCTACGTGCCCCTTTACTGGTTCAACTACCAGGTGGGTGATGCGCTCATTGGGAACGGTCAAGGTCCTGCCCTGAACAGCATCAGTCGCAGCACGCTTTGGGAGCAGGGCTGGGGGTTCAGCTCCCGCCTACTTCTTGGTTCAGCCGTGGTGGCCACCGTGCTGGCGATCCTGATGGGAGTGCTGGCGTTCCTTGTGTTTCGACGGAATCAGGTCTCCGCCAAAACAACAAGTCATCCGTAA